The genomic window GGGCGTGACGTGAAGGGCAGTCACGTCGTTTCCGGCCTCTTGGAGGGCTTTTGCTATCGGGAAAACTTCAACTATGCCGGCGCTTAGACCAATGGCCAGAACCCTACCAAATTTCTCTATCGGCGCAGGGTTTCCAAGCGGGCCTGCCACGTTGAGTATCGCATCTCCCGGCTTGAGCTCGTTGGCCATCCTCATCGTCGTCTTTCCGCGGATGAATGTTATCAGGACAATCCAACCTTCTTCTCTGTCCCAGATTACGGGGGTGAGGGGAATCCTTTCGCCGTTTGGAAAGGCCCTAACAATTACGAACTGACCCGGCTGGACCTTTTTGGCCACATGGGGGGCTTCAATTCTGTACATAACATGCTTCGGGGCGATTTTCTTCTTCTCGAGTATCCGATACACGATGAACACCTCCGTGCATGAGCTCAAAGTTGGACATCTAAATGTTCAGAACACTTAGTGTTTATAAATATGTGCTCAACCAAAGGTTTAGAACTCCGAATGGATTTCGAAGGGTTATTTTAAAACTTGAAGGAAACGCTTTTTAAATCCCGGGAAAAGCTTTCATGGTGTTGGTAATGGAGGCCAAGATGTTGGTTTATCACATTTCGGTTATCACAACTGCCCTTGGCATGTTCCTTCCACTGCTCTACGGTGCGGTTGGGCCTGTCAGAGAGGTTCTGGGAAGCAACCCCCTCCTGAAATCGCTTGCAATAATCATCTTAGGCTGGATAATCGCCTACATTACCTTTGAGGAGAAAGAGGAGAGCAGAGAAAACACGTTCACAGCTTCCTGAGAAACGTTATGTAACCTGTGTGGGCAAGCATGGTCGTCTTCGGCCTCATGCAGTCCCTTTTAACTTCCTGTTCCCTGACGAGAACCTCAACAACCCTCGGCTTCATGAAGTGCTCTTTGTACTCCTCCAGCGCCCTGAAGAAGCGGTGAACCTGGTTCATGCACGGTGTATAGGCCACGAAGTAACCTCCGGGCCTCAAAACGTCAACCGCGTGGGGAAGAACGTTCTCGGGCTGTGGAAGATCAAGAACGATATGGTTGGCCCTCTCTTCATCTATTCCATCGTAGATGCTCTTGTTTTTTAGAAGAACTCTATCCGAGAAACCGGCGAGTTCTATGTTCTTCTTTGCTATCTCGTAGAAGTCCTTTCTCACTTCGTAGCTTATTACCCTTCCCGCTGGTCCTACAGCATTGGCCAGAAAAATCGTCAGGGCCCCGCTCCCGGCCCCGGCCTCTATCACAATATCTCCCGGCGAGATTCCGGCGTAGGCTATGATTATTCCAGCGTCTTTTGGATGGACTATCTGAGGTCCACGCTTCATTTTCGCTATTATATCGTTGATGTCGGGCTTTAGCGCTACGAATGTTTCCCCCTTATGGCTCTCTATTCTCGTTCCATAAGGTTTTCCTATGAGCTCACCTAGGTTTAATATCCCCAAATCAGTATGAAACTCCTTTTTTTCAACTTTCACAAGATATCTCTTTCCCCTTTTGTCAATGAGAACAACACTGCTTCCCTCTTTAATCACTAACGCCACCGTCCTTGTAAATTTTGATATTCCCTTCTGAGACTTCCACTATGGCTGTGCTGAGTTCTTCTAGTATGGCCAACCGAGAGCGTTTTATGACTTCGGAGTTGATGAAATTGATTATTACCAAATCCTCAGCTGGAATTGTGCTTACGGCCGTCAATATGGCCTTTATGGCATTCTCTGGATTGAAATGGATATAATGAGCAAGCCCAAATGTTACCATGTATTTTGGCTTCTGTGGAAGTCTAGAGATTTTGCTCATAATTGAGTGGTAGCTTCTCAGAAAAGTATGGGGATCATAGCTTGGGACTACGTCCTCAAGAATTTCTCCATATGTCACAGTCCCTGGTCCCACACGAACAACTTTTAAGTCCCTGAGAAGCTCGATAATGCTTGAATAATCAACTTCCCCTCTCCTCATGAACTTCCTCAGTAAAATCTCCCCCATGCCAAAGAAATCCACTACAACAACGCCTCCCTCGCCTATTGCAGGTAAAAGTTCTCCCCATGCGAGCGTTTCTATAGGTTCTCGCGACCGATACTCAACTAAAACAACGTCCCCGGGAGCCATAAAGCTCAACACGTCTTTTTCAAGATTTTTGATTACCATGATCTTCACCAAAAGGGTTTTTAACGCCCACTCTTTTAAATCTTGCCGGGTGGAAAAATGAAGTTTGTGATATGGCCGAGTGAGCTAGATAGAAGACTTAGCAGGAAATATGGAAGAACAGTCCCTAAGAATATCGCCGTTGATAAACCTAAATTCTCTGAAATTGAGGATGCAATATTAATTCTCGGCATGAAAATTCTTGAAAAGGACACCCATAAGCTAAATCCCCGTCTTTCGGGACTTGAAGAAGAACTAAGAACTTACGGCTTTATGAAAATTGAAAGCCCATATGGAAAATCGAAGAGCCTCAAAATGATTGCGGAAAAGATTAGAGAACTCCGTTCGCGTTCAAAATCAACTAAGGCTAAGAGAAAGAGAAGGTGATCACTCCTCGTCCATTTCAACTACTATCGCGGTGGTAGTGTCTATAACCCCATCGATGTTATGTATGTCGTGGAGTATTCTTCTGGTCAGTTCTCCAAGGTCTTTGGCTTCGATGTGGACGATGGCATCGTAGGGACCGGTGACGGCATCTGCCTTTGTAACGCCCGGTATCTGCTTGAGAGCCTCAATGACGCTCTCAACTTTTCCAATCTCAACTGTTAACAAAACATACGACCTAACCATAGACATCACCGCCGAAATTTTCTTCGCAATTTAGTTGGAGTTCTGCTCATTTAAGCTTTTCGTAGTACAGGCATTCGGCCAATAGGATATGTGATTGCAATCAAAGAATCATCGTTGTGACAAAATGACCATCGAAAAATTTATACGTCTTCCAAGATAACATATAGTGCCTCAATCGACAGAGGTGAGCGTTTATGAAAGGGAAAGTGGCAGTGACACTTCTGCTGGTTTTTGTTGTGGCATTTTCAGTAGTAGCTAGTGGCTGTATCGGTGGTGGGAGTAGTCCCACAACGACAACAATAAGCCCCGCAGGGGGTTCTACTTCGACTTCTCAGGCATCCTCTACTCAAACGACATCAAGTTCTTCAACAACCGTGCAGTCATCTAAGGCTATAACATATATTGAGGAGCACCTATCCAATGCGACGGTTATAGAAACTCCAAAGTACGTCGTCGTCGTTGGACCTGAAGGAAAGGGAGCCAAAGTTTCAAACCTACCCAACAAGCCGGTCATCGTGGTCTCTTACAAGGTCGATGAGAAGAAGACTCCTAGTATAGAGGAGCTCATGAAGAACCAACAGGGCTTCGGTCAAATAAACCCTGCATTCCTCCGTGACCCGAGGATGGACGCTTTAATCCAGCTCGGCAGGAAAATAACAGATCCCAATATTAGGGAGGCACTATATAATGCCCTGTACATTCTTGCCAACAAAGAGGTTCCGGAGATAATTCTCGGTGATACTAAGGCTACCCGCGTCTACTGGAACTGGGTGCACAACTGGTATTACAATCCTGTTCTCGCACCGCGCTGGGACCTCGTTATGGAGGACAAGAACGCACCGACGGTCAGCATTGGAATAGGTGACTACAAGAACGAGCCCGGAACAATCGTTGAAACAACCATAGGATGGCCGAGCTCCTTCGACCCGGCATTTGACTACGAGACCTTTGGATGGGCCCTCTACCACAACGTTGGTGATACCCTCGTTACATACTGGGAAAACGAGACCAAGAAGGTTTCACCCGACTTGGCTGTCGCGTGGGCCCACAACAAGGACGGAACCGTCTGGTACTTCGTTATAAGGGGAGGAGTTAAGGCTTACGACCCCAAGACCGGCAAGCTCTATCCGATTAATGCTACGGATGTTGAATTTGAGTTCTGGCGCATTCTCAGGGCAGGTTACTCCGTCAACTGGATGCTGGCAACCTACACCGACCTCAACAAGAGCTATGCTATGAGTGAAAGCGAGTTTGAGAAGGTTCTCCAGAACGGTGGAATAATAGCCGACTTCAACGGCAAGACAAAGGAGGTTAAGAGTCTCAACGAGCTCCTCCAGTTCTTCGGCTACAGCGGACCAACTGCTGGAGTTTACAAGCTCGTTCTCCCGCACCCATACGGTGGAATACTGAGCGTTCTTGCAGACCCATACCTGATGGTCATCCCCGCGAAATACCTGCTCGGAGACAAGTACGAGGAGGCCATGAAGGCCTCTGACTGGGGTAGAAAACCATGGGAGTGGGCCAAGTACGTCCAGCCGGGTTCAAAGGACCCAATACACCAGATGCTTCAGAACAACTACATTGGAGTGTTCACCGGGCCGTTCTACATCAAAGACGCCAAGCAGAACAGCTACATAATCCTTGAGAGGAACCCCTACTACTGGAACTCCAGCGTCTGGAGCAAGCTGGAGGAGAAGTATCCGAATTACGTCACGACCAAGCGCGTCATATACGTCCTCTCAGACGATGCAACAACGCGCATAAGCCTCTTCCAGAAGGGTGTTGCGGATATAGCGGCGGTTCCAGTTGACAGGCTCGACGCGGTCAAGAACCTCAAGCTCGGCAACTTTGAGTCAAAGATTGACTCCTTTGTCACACCGGATATGGTGTTCATAGTTCTCAACGCCGCGAAGAAGCCCTTCGATAACGTCAAAGTGAGGGAGGCCCTTGCTTGGGCAACACCCTACGAGCAGATTTACCAGGCGGTTTACAAGGGCTACATGGTGCCGAACTACGGCCCGATTCCAATTGGATGGCTCGGCTATACCGAGTGCTGTGTCATCAAGTACAAGTACAACATCGCAAAGGCACTCCAGCTTATCAGGGAGTCCGGCATAAACCCAAGTGACTACACCATAACGATTTATTACAACACCGGAAACACCCAGCGTGAAAAGATAGCAACGCTCCTCCAGAACACGTGGGGACAGC from Thermococcus sp. includes these protein-coding regions:
- a CDS encoding DUF257 family protein, whose product is MVIKNLEKDVLSFMAPGDVVLVEYRSREPIETLAWGELLPAIGEGGVVVVDFFGMGEILLRKFMRRGEVDYSSIIELLRDLKVVRVGPGTVTYGEILEDVVPSYDPHTFLRSYHSIMSKISRLPQKPKYMVTFGLAHYIHFNPENAIKAILTAVSTIPAEDLVIINFINSEVIKRSRLAILEELSTAIVEVSEGNIKIYKDGGVSD
- a CDS encoding Lrp/AsnC ligand binding domain-containing protein is translated as MVRSYVLLTVEIGKVESVIEALKQIPGVTKADAVTGPYDAIVHIEAKDLGELTRRILHDIHNIDGVIDTTTAIVVEMDEE
- a CDS encoding signal recognition particle protein Srp19, translated to MKFVIWPSELDRRLSRKYGRTVPKNIAVDKPKFSEIEDAILILGMKILEKDTHKLNPRLSGLEEELRTYGFMKIESPYGKSKSLKMIAEKIRELRSRSKSTKAKRKRR
- a CDS encoding ABC transporter substrate-binding protein encodes the protein MKGKVAVTLLLVFVVAFSVVASGCIGGGSSPTTTTISPAGGSTSTSQASSTQTTSSSSTTVQSSKAITYIEEHLSNATVIETPKYVVVVGPEGKGAKVSNLPNKPVIVVSYKVDEKKTPSIEELMKNQQGFGQINPAFLRDPRMDALIQLGRKITDPNIREALYNALYILANKEVPEIILGDTKATRVYWNWVHNWYYNPVLAPRWDLVMEDKNAPTVSIGIGDYKNEPGTIVETTIGWPSSFDPAFDYETFGWALYHNVGDTLVTYWENETKKVSPDLAVAWAHNKDGTVWYFVIRGGVKAYDPKTGKLYPINATDVEFEFWRILRAGYSVNWMLATYTDLNKSYAMSESEFEKVLQNGGIIADFNGKTKEVKSLNELLQFFGYSGPTAGVYKLVLPHPYGGILSVLADPYLMVIPAKYLLGDKYEEAMKASDWGRKPWEWAKYVQPGSKDPIHQMLQNNYIGVFTGPFYIKDAKQNSYIILERNPYYWNSSVWSKLEEKYPNYVTTKRVIYVLSDDATTRISLFQKGVADIAAVPVDRLDAVKNLKLGNFESKIDSFVTPDMVFIVLNAAKKPFDNVKVREALAWATPYEQIYQAVYKGYMVPNYGPIPIGWLGYTECCVIKYKYNIAKALQLIRESGINPSDYTITIYYNTGNTQREKIATLLQNTWGQLGFKISVTPLSWPTLLSKTASGDFDVYIVGWAPDFLDPDDYVGPFLQSAVVFDSLNYEVIEG
- a CDS encoding tRNA (adenine-N1)-methyltransferase — translated: MIKEGSSVVLIDKRGKRYLVKVEKKEFHTDLGILNLGELIGKPYGTRIESHKGETFVALKPDINDIIAKMKRGPQIVHPKDAGIIIAYAGISPGDIVIEAGAGSGALTIFLANAVGPAGRVISYEVRKDFYEIAKKNIELAGFSDRVLLKNKSIYDGIDEERANHIVLDLPQPENVLPHAVDVLRPGGYFVAYTPCMNQVHRFFRALEEYKEHFMKPRVVEVLVREQEVKRDCMRPKTTMLAHTGYITFLRKL